The Meiothermus sp. genome segment GAAAGAACGAGTGGTGCACCGGGAAGGCCTTGCGGAAAGCCTTGGCATAAAGCTTTCCAATGCTCAAGCGATCGTCTAGCCACTGATACATGCTTCCTCCCTAGACATCGGCCCCTGGCTTGCCCAAAAACTCGCCCGCCACCACTACCTTGCCCCCTTCGACCTTGATGGGCAGTTGGGGAACGGGCGCGGGTACAGGCCCACCTACCACCTTGGCCTGGTTGTAGATGTCGTACTTACCACCGTGGCAGGGGCAAAGCCAGGTGTCGTTTTGCCACTGGCTGACGGTGCAGCCGAGGTGTTTGCATACCGCCGAGTAGGCCAGCACCCCCTCGGGCGAGGCATACTGCTTGGTTTCGGGGCTCATTTTGGCCGGGTCGGCCAGAATCACCATTAGGGTGTTGGTGATCAGGTCTTTTTTGACTACATTCTCGGGGCTTTTGGGGAAAGCGATAATGAACGGTATTTTTTCGCCTTGCGCAGCCCGCAGGTCGTCCAGGGTGATCTCCTGTTCGGCCTTGGGGCCGGTGGCAAATACCAGAATGTCGCCTGCGGCCACGGGTTCTTTGCTGGGAATCTTTTCCTCGCGCGGCACCAGGCCCGCCCCCACCCACAGGGTGGAAAGTACCGCAGCACCCGCGCTTACCCCGATGGCTGCCTGCAGAATGGCCCGACGGGTGGCTTGGGCCTGCGGGTCTTCGGGGTGGTGCTCGTGGTGATGGGCTGTGGCTTCGTGATCAGCCATTCTTAACTCCTCCAATTCGCAGTTGTTTCAAGCTTCGGGTTTGCTGTGGTCACCAGGGGAAGTCGCCTTTTTCGTCCTCGGCCAGGACTTCCTCTTGCATAAAGAATTTTTTGTAGATGGCAATCAAGATCGCGAGGATGAGCATCATTGCGCCAAAAACCCCTGCTTGTAAGGTGGTGGCGTTGTAGTAACCGATCTCAGGGTTGTTGGCAAAGACTAGGGTGCGCACAAAGAAGCCCGAAAGCACCACCAGCAGGATCGAGAGCACTACCCCCGCCACCATGGGCAGGCTGCTGGGTTCGGGGTCGTGCATGCCGGGGCGCAGTTCGGAGCCCTCGAGCCAGTTGCTCAAGAGCCCGATGAAGCCATAGGTGAAGAGCACGATGGCGAAGGCAATCAGCCCAATGTTACCCACGGTGAGGTGAGGCACGACCCCGGCCTCGTGGACGACCCGCATCTGGTTGTTCAGGTAAGCCATCAGAAACAGGGCCGCCGAAAAAACCAGGGCAAAGTAGGGCACTACGGTGTCATTCCGATACATGTCCCCTCCAGGGCTTAGCGGGCCGCCTTGAACTCATCGGGCGTCACCCCGCCGAACTTGTTGCTCCAGCTGTTCTTGATGTAGGTAGCCACGCCGGCGAGTTCCTCGTCGGAAAGTTGGGCGAAGGCGGGCATCCCGCCCTTGCCTTTGAGCAGGATGTTGATGGTGTAGGCCTTGTCGGCCACGTTTTTGCTGCCATCCAGGGCCGGGAAGACCCCCGGCAGCCCTTTGCCGGTGGCCTGGTGGCAGCCGGCGCAGCTGGCGCTGTAAACGGCCTCGCCCTTGGTTTTGAGGGCTTCGTCTACCGCAGCGACAGCGCCCCCGTGGTCGCCCCCATGTGCCCCGGCCTCGGCGGCGGCGGGGGGTTTGGCCACTTCCTCGAGGGTCTTATTGGTCACGCCGGTGGCGGCAAAGAAGAGCCAGACCCCACCCAGGATGGCCGCGGTGGCAATGGCCGCCCCCAGCCCCGGGAAGCGTTCGCGGGTGGGCTTGACATCCGGGTCGGCGACCCGCAGGGTTACGTCCAGGGTGCCCGAGACTTCTTTGCCCTCCTCGAGGCCCTGCAGCAGCACCCCGGGGGTGTTGGCCACCTTGAAGGGCACTTCCTTTACTTCTTTGGTCCCATTGGTGTAGTGGGTGACTACTCGAAGCAGGTGCTCCCCATCGCTTAGCGAGCGGGTGTCGTAGGTTACTTTGAAGGGGGGTTGGGTGAGCACCTGCACGGGCTCGGTGCCACCATCTAGATAGACTTCGATACGCTCAATTGGCATTGCTCGGTTCCTCCTGGCCAGACCTGCTTTGGGGGCCTAGGCACTGTTCCCAAGACTACCAGAAAATTAGGGGCTTATGCCCCTGTTGGTTAATCATAAAAACTTATTGTTGGGGCAAATGTCCCTAAAGCAAACTGTAACGATAAAAGATTGATGTCCTTACTACATTGTTTGGAATGATTTTTATAAATTTTTGAAACTAGTCCAAATTTTTTCCGAGCAATAAAGCTACGCTCTGGCGCACACCCGCTTCGCCGCCGGTGACCTCGAGGGCCGCCGTTCCTGCAAACCCCTCCAGCGCCCCCCGCACCCAGTCCCAGTCCACCGCACCCTTGCCGCAGGGCAGGTGATCGTCCTGGTGGCCGTGGTTGTCGTGCAGGTGAAGATGTAGCAGGCGGCTGCCCACTAGGCGGTGGTATTCTTGCGGGCCGCTGGGGCCGCGCTGGATAAGGGCGTGCCCCACGTCCAAACAGAAGCCATACCGAGGGTGGGTCTCCAGCAGCTCTGCTAGATCGCTTGGGGTTTCCAGCAGATCGGCTTCGCTTAGGCCCAGGTTTTCCAGCGCTACCGGTATGGCCAACTCCAGCCGCTCGAGTGCTTCGTTTATCAGTTGGTGGGCATGCGCGACCGCCTCGGGCAGGCGCAGGGGCACCAAGCCGGTGTGCAGTACCCCGCAGGCGGCCCCTATCTCGGCCCCAAAGGCAATAGCCCGCTGGGTGCGCTCGAGGGAAAGCTGCTGCATTTGCGGCACCAGCGAGGCGATGTTCCAGTCCACAAACGGCAGGTGCAGCGTAAAGCCCACCCCGGCTGCTCGGCCCATCTCGGCTAGCTCGCGGGCCCCGGGCAGCCGAGGGTCTATCTCGTGTTGGTCGTAGGCAATCTCCAGAAAAAGGCCAAGCTGCGCTGCCAGATCGAGGGATTTGGGGTAGCTAAGGCCAGCGGTAAGGGGGCTAAAACCTAGCTTCATACAAGGTGCGGTGCGGATTATACCCCTTTGGCCTGAAGTGCATAGCGTTACGCAGGTGGGGTATGGGGGTCGGTGCGTGAACCCTCGCAAACCTTAGCCGGGAGCGCTTCAAACGCTTGGTGTTGCAAAAATGCTCGTAGGTAGGCGCCTGGCTTGGGGTTATGCCCCCACCTAGCCTTCCCCGCTGGGGGAGGAAGGCGTGGTTTTACTTTATGCACCGGTTCTGGTAGGGGTATAGGGCTTCTATTGTGGGTGTGAATGGCTGGTACTGGCCTTCCTGGCAGCAGCACCCCGGGAGACCACCTGTACCTGCTCAAAGGCCACGCCATGAGCGCCATCCGTCATGGGCCATAGCCCCGTTACCAAAGGCGTTACCCCCCCTTTAGCCCCCAAAAACCCCGCCGCAACCGCACCCCCTTGTGGCCCAAAGCCCACAAAAGCGCCCATTCCCACACAGTGGAAGCAACTTCCAAAAATGACCCATTATGTTTTGCGCAAAATGCTATAATGCCTTTGTCGGGCTTCTCGACGGCGCTTCTTGAAAACCAAAACGTGTGATAAAAAAGGCAAACCCGCGCTATAAAAAATCCAAAAGTGCGGATTTGTAAGCATTCATCGCAAAAACTGCCATTTTCTACCCAGTTATCCACAGCCCCCTGTGGATAACTCGATTTTCTCATAAATACCCCCTTCCAGCCCCCTGTACAGGACGGCATTTAACGGGGTATGCTGTCGCAAAACCTTAGCCCCGAAAGGGGATTGCAACTCGGGCTGCCAAGAACAAGACCCCAGCCCCCATCCCCGCTAAGTCGCAAAACCTTAGCCCCGAAAGGGGATTGCAACTGAGCGTGCCCGACCGCGTGAATAAGGGCCGCGGCTGCCGTCGCAAAACCTTAGCCCCGAAAGGGGATTGCAACTTACGTCGGCAAGGACGTAAGCCCGACCAATAGGCCGGATAAGTCGCAAAACCTTAGCCCCGAAAGGGGATTGCAACCCGTACCGACCGTCAATGTAGGTAAGGCGCTCGAGAACGTGTCGCAAAACCTTAGCCCCGAAAGGGGATTGCAACTGGTAGCACGCTGATACTTCGGCTTCGGTGACGCGGGTCGCAAAACCTTAGCCCCGAAAGGGGATTGCAACGGGTCGAACATCGCCGCGGCCGGCCTTGCATGGCCGGTTGGTCGCAAAACCTTAGCCCCGAAAGGGGATTGCAACAGAATTATTATCATATTCCCTCCAAGCCCCCGCGGATAGAGGGTCGCAAAACCTTAGCCCCGAAAGGGGATTGCAACTCAGCCCTACACTGAGCGGGTTACGGTTAGGTTTAGAAGTGTCGCAAAACCTTAGCCCCGAAAGGGGAGTGCAGCTCGGAGGTTACGGGGCTTTGTGTGTGTTGAAAAATTCAACAAAAGGGGCATTTGGACGGTGTGGAGGGTCTCGCGCGTTGAATGATGTCAACTAGCAAATGTAAAAGTAAACCGTAGTGACAAAATACCCGGCCAGTTGAAAAGCAAATGCTATAAATCTTGCAGAATGGACTCGAACACTCCAAATAAACTTGCGCTGGCAGGGCTTCTGCACGACCTGGGCAAGGTTTACCAGCGGGCTTATTGGGGGCAGCCGCCTGAAGGCATTTCGGACTGGAGCCACCCGGCCTATACCGAGTGGGCCATTCGCAAATGGAAACGGCTTTTTTCCGACAACGAATGGTTGGCCCAGACAGCAGCCCGCCACCACGAGGGCTGGCGGGAAAAGCCCCAGTGGCAGCCCCAGACTCCGGAGCAGTGGTGCGTGGCCCTGGCCGATACCTATGCCTCAAAAGAGCGTAGGGAAGTGGACGAGAAGGGTGGGCATCCTATAGCAACCCCTCTCGAGCCGGTGCTAGCAGGCTTGCGGGTGCAAGAGGCGTATGGCCAGCGGGGTTGGGGCTACAGCATGGTGCGGGCCAGCCAGGAAGTGGGCCAGAAACCGGGCGAAGCCTACCCGGAGGCAAAGCCCAACATTTCGGGCGACACCTACTGGCGGGTGGCCGAGCGGCTCGAGGCGCGTCTGGCGGAGCTGGACAAGCTCAACCTGAACCTTGGGGCTTTAGTATCTAACCTGCAGGGCATTTTTCAAGAGCTTTTGTGGAACGTGCCCTCGGACACCCAGGGTGAACCGGGCGTTTCGCTTTACGACCACCTGCGGCTAACCGGAGCCATTTCAGCGGCGCTTTGGGCTTATCACGGCGGGTCGCCGAGCATCGAAGCCCTTCGGGACGAGAACCCCGAAAAGTTCTTGCTGGTGCTGGGTGATCTGGGCGGCATCCAGAGCCATATTTACCGCATCCAGGGGGCCCAGACTGGGGTGGGCGGCCTTGCTAAACGGCTTCGGGCGCGCAGCCTCGAGGTCTCCCTGGCCGCTGAGGCTATGGGCCTGGAACTCCTGCGGCGCACCGGTTTGACCACTTTACAGCGCATCATGAGCGCAGGGGGCAAGTTCTACCTGCTTTTGCCCAATACCCCAGAAGTTCAGCAGGCCCTAACCGAGGTGCGCCGGGAGTGGGAAGCATGGGCCTTGCAGCAAGGAGCTACTTTGCTACCTTTCCTGGCTGCGCATGCTTTTGCCCCGGCAGGCTTCAAGGCTTTTAGCCAGGTGCTTCAGGAAGCCCACCGCAAGCTATCCGAGGCCAAGCTCAAGCCCCTGCAAAGCCGGCTCGATGACTTTTATCTGAGCAAAGGTACGCAGAGCTTGCGCCCCTGCCGGGCCTGCGGGGTGCGGCCCGCCAAGTCCGCTACCGACGAGCTCTGCTATGGCTGTGAGCGCGATGCGCACTTGGGCCGCCTGATTCCTAAGCGGCAAGAGATCGGCTTTTTCTCTCAAAACGCCCCTGAGCCCCACTACCGCTTTCCCGGCCTGCGGGTAGCGCTGAAGGGTTCCAGTGATCACACCCTGCGCACCCGCCCGGACTTCACCCCCGCTGCCCACCCCTGGGAGGTGCGGCTTCTGGCCGGGCATGTCCCCACGCTAAAAGACGCCCTGGGCGCGGGGCGTTGGTGCGATCTGAACGAGTACCAGGTTTGGGCTAAGGAACAGAAGCTCTGGGAGGAGGAGGAAGGCGGGCGCGAAGCCAGCGACCCCCTCACCCTGGCCGAGCTGGCCGAGTTCTCTACTGGGGCAAAGTACCTGGGGGCCCTGATGCTGGACGCCGACCGCATGGGCGAGGCCTTTGCCACCGGCTTTGTGGATGAAAAGGGCCAAGACCACAGCAGCCCCAGCCGCATGGCAAGCCTTTCGCGGATGCTCGAGCTCTTCTTCGCGGGCGAGGTGCTGGAGCTGATCAAGAACCCCAAAACCTACCAGCAACGCTTGGGCTGGGACGATCTAACCGCTGGGGAAAAAGTCCGACGCTACCCCCTCATCTACTCGGTCTATGCCGGGGGCGACGACCTCTTCTTGCTGGGGCCGTGGGATGTGCTCTTGGAGTTTGCCCTGGATCTGGAAGCCCTCTACCGGCTGTTTACCCAGCACCCCAAGCTCACCCTTTCGGGCGGCTTTGTGCTGGTAAACCCCTCGCTGCCCATCCCGCTTTTGGCCGAGGCGGTGCAGGAAGCCGAGAAGGCCGCCAAAGCTGCCGGGCGCGACCGGCTCCACCTGTTCGGTCAGAGCGTGCCCTGGGCCGAGCTGCGCGGCCTGGTGGGGTGGGTGCGGGATTTCCGCAGTCATCTGCAAGCCGAGGGCAAGGAAGGCATGACCAGCGCCTTGGCCTACCGGCTGCTTCGGCTGTGGCGGCAACACCAGCAAGGCGACCCGGCCCAGCAAATGCGCTACAAGCCCTTGCTGGCCTACACCCTGCGCGAGCGGAAGGAGGAGATACGCCAGCACTACCTACGGCTAACCGACCATACCCATACAGCCTGGGCGCACCTGCCGGTGTGGGTGCAGTGGGGGCTTTATCTGGAGCGCTAAGGAGGAGATATGGAGTTCTTTGAGAACCTGGAGAAAGGCGTTTACAGGAAGGGGCTTTTTGACGAGGACGCCAAACGTTGGGCGCAGGAACTGAGGAACGAGGGCCAGGGTCAAGACAAACTTAAGTCGAGCCAGTTCCGTAACTATTTCCACGAGTTCCGCAGGCTCGAGGACGCCTTCGAGCGTTACAAGCGCGAGGCTGGGGGCGATGAGGCGCTGGCCTGGAGTCGGCTCACCTCCCAAATCGAGCTGCTGAGGGCAAAGTTGGCCTATGGGGGGCGCTCAAACGGCGGTCCTCTGCAAAAGCTTCCCAAGTTCCGAGAGAAGATGGACGAACTCTTATCAGATGCCAAGACAAGCCCCAAGCACTTCGCCGTGGTCATGTTGTTTTTGGAGGCAGTATTGGCCTATTTCTATGGTCTGGAAGGAGAGCGTGGGGGCGAAGCTGCCCCCCGTAGTCCAGAGCGGCCTGCTCAGGGGAGGAGGTACTAATGAAATTACTCGGCTACAAGCGCATCTACGGCATCATCCGGCTCAAAAGCGGGCTGCGGATTGGCATGAGCAAGGACCAGATGGCCATCGGGGACGTGGACAACCCGGTGATCCGCAACCCCCTGACCGAGGAGCCCTACATCCCCGGTTCCTCGCTTAAGGGGAAGATGCGGTATTTGCTCGAGTGGCACCTAGGGGGTGACTATATTTCCCGCTCGACCGAGAGAAATGTCTACGTGCCTGACGACCCGAAAGATCCGGTTGGTCGTATCTTTGGTAGCGCGCCTAGTAACGAGGCCCAGCGC includes the following:
- a CDS encoding sugar phosphate isomerase/epimerase — protein: MKLGFSPLTAGLSYPKSLDLAAQLGLFLEIAYDQHEIDPRLPGARELAEMGRAAGVGFTLHLPFVDWNIASLVPQMQQLSLERTQRAIAFGAEIGAACGVLHTGLVPLRLPEAVAHAHQLINEALERLELAIPVALENLGLSEADLLETPSDLAELLETHPRYGFCLDVGHALIQRGPSGPQEYHRLVGSRLLHLHLHDNHGHQDDHLPCGKGAVDWDWVRGALEGFAGTAALEVTGGEAGVRQSVALLLGKNLD
- a CDS encoding cytochrome c, translated to MPIERIEVYLDGGTEPVQVLTQPPFKVTYDTRSLSDGEHLLRVVTHYTNGTKEVKEVPFKVANTPGVLLQGLEEGKEVSGTLDVTLRVADPDVKPTRERFPGLGAAIATAAILGGVWLFFAATGVTNKTLEEVAKPPAAAEAGAHGGDHGGAVAAVDEALKTKGEAVYSASCAGCHQATGKGLPGVFPALDGSKNVADKAYTINILLKGKGGMPAFAQLSDEELAGVATYIKNSWSNKFGGVTPDEFKAAR
- a CDS encoding cytochrome C → MYRNDTVVPYFALVFSAALFLMAYLNNQMRVVHEAGVVPHLTVGNIGLIAFAIVLFTYGFIGLLSNWLEGSELRPGMHDPEPSSLPMVAGVVLSILLVVLSGFFVRTLVFANNPEIGYYNATTLQAGVFGAMMLILAILIAIYKKFFMQEEVLAEDEKGDFPW
- the cas10 gene encoding type III-A CRISPR-associated protein Cas10/Csm1, yielding MDSNTPNKLALAGLLHDLGKVYQRAYWGQPPEGISDWSHPAYTEWAIRKWKRLFSDNEWLAQTAARHHEGWREKPQWQPQTPEQWCVALADTYASKERREVDEKGGHPIATPLEPVLAGLRVQEAYGQRGWGYSMVRASQEVGQKPGEAYPEAKPNISGDTYWRVAERLEARLAELDKLNLNLGALVSNLQGIFQELLWNVPSDTQGEPGVSLYDHLRLTGAISAALWAYHGGSPSIEALRDENPEKFLLVLGDLGGIQSHIYRIQGAQTGVGGLAKRLRARSLEVSLAAEAMGLELLRRTGLTTLQRIMSAGGKFYLLLPNTPEVQQALTEVRREWEAWALQQGATLLPFLAAHAFAPAGFKAFSQVLQEAHRKLSEAKLKPLQSRLDDFYLSKGTQSLRPCRACGVRPAKSATDELCYGCERDAHLGRLIPKRQEIGFFSQNAPEPHYRFPGLRVALKGSSDHTLRTRPDFTPAAHPWEVRLLAGHVPTLKDALGAGRWCDLNEYQVWAKEQKLWEEEEGGREASDPLTLAELAEFSTGAKYLGALMLDADRMGEAFATGFVDEKGQDHSSPSRMASLSRMLELFFAGEVLELIKNPKTYQQRLGWDDLTAGEKVRRYPLIYSVYAGGDDLFLLGPWDVLLEFALDLEALYRLFTQHPKLTLSGGFVLVNPSLPIPLLAEAVQEAEKAAKAAGRDRLHLFGQSVPWAELRGLVGWVRDFRSHLQAEGKEGMTSALAYRLLRLWRQHQQGDPAQQMRYKPLLAYTLRERKEEIRQHYLRLTDHTHTAWAHLPVWVQWGLYLER
- a CDS encoding Rieske 2Fe-2S domain-containing protein, with product MADHEATAHHHEHHPEDPQAQATRRAILQAAIGVSAGAAVLSTLWVGAGLVPREEKIPSKEPVAAGDILVFATGPKAEQEITLDDLRAAQGEKIPFIIAFPKSPENVVKKDLITNTLMVILADPAKMSPETKQYASPEGVLAYSAVCKHLGCTVSQWQNDTWLCPCHGGKYDIYNQAKVVGGPVPAPVPQLPIKVEGGKVVVAGEFLGKPGADV
- the csm2 gene encoding type III-A CRISPR-associated protein Csm2; protein product: MEFFENLEKGVYRKGLFDEDAKRWAQELRNEGQGQDKLKSSQFRNYFHEFRRLEDAFERYKREAGGDEALAWSRLTSQIELLRAKLAYGGRSNGGPLQKLPKFREKMDELLSDAKTSPKHFAVVMLFLEAVLAYFYGLEGERGGEAAPRSPERPAQGRRY